The following coding sequences are from one Delphinus delphis chromosome 19, mDelDel1.2, whole genome shotgun sequence window:
- the LOC138413896 gene encoding leucine-rich repeat-containing protein 37A2-like: MDAFRLEESLSRAFLGSPDGPPEPPEEAEISPSQQEAQTRPPELTEEAESLPQQEAPAQHPQTPEEVECLPPQAETQPQQPEPTEEVEPPPLQQEAPSQPPEAPEELETPPHHGVNEAQQSNLYNVTVKPLDLALTVTPQVTKEVEPSPVQQETPSQPPESPEEVEPSPVQQETPSQPPESPEEVEPSPVQQETPSQPPESPEEVEPSPVQQETPSQPPESPEEVEPSPVQQETPSQPPESPEEVEPSPVQQETPSQPPESPEEVEPSPVQQETPSQPPESPEEVEPSPVQQETPSQPPESPKEVEPSPVQQETPSQPPEYAEEVEPSPTQQGTTGQPPEPPVEAEPSPSEKEQPTQPSEPTEPPATQQETPAQLSESFGEAEISATQEKASAQSPEPPNEAESSPTQQEIPALSPAEIEPSATLQEQPAQPPEPSSGEVEPSPTQQEQPAQPPEHHEMTVSPPSHPQAQHSNLSGVPVKPAHVELTITKEPTPEVGPSPNQRKPSAQPSGPLTNAEFSTTQHEAPTLPSEPPEEVEPLPVQQEAPAQSPEAGSHSSASRASW; encoded by the exons ATGGATGCCTTTCGTCTTGAGGAGAGCCTATCTAGGGCTTTTCTGGGTAGCCCAGATGGACCTCCAGAGCCCCCAGAGGAAGCTGAAATTTCTCCATCCCAGCAGGAGGCCCAAACTCGTCCTCCAGAGCTCACTGAGGAGGCTGAATCTTTACCCCAGCAAGAGGCCCCTGCTCAGCATCCACAGACCCCTGAGGAGGTTGAATGTCTTCCACCCCAGGCAGAGACACAGCCTCAGCAACCAGAGCCCACTGAAGAGGTAGAACCACCTCCACTTCAGCAGGAGGCTCCATCTCAGCCTCCAGAGGCCCCTGAGGAACTAGAAACTCCAC CACATCATGGGGTAAATGAAGCTCAGCAGTCAAACTTGTACAATGTCACTGTTAAACCTCTGGATCTAGCACTTACCGTAACTCCACAGGTCACCAAAGAGGTTGAGCCTTCTCCAGTCCAGCAGGAGACCCCATCTCAGCCTCCAGAGAGCCCCGAGGAGGTTGAACCTTCTCCAGTCCAGCAGGAGACCCCATCTCAGCCTCCAGAGAGCCCCGAGGAGGTTGAACCTTCTCCAGTCCAGCAGGAGACCCCATCTCAGCCTCCAGAGAGCCCCGAGGAGGTTGAACCTTCTCCAGTCCAGCAGGAGACCCCATCTCAGCCTCCAGAGAGCCCCGAGGAGGTTGAACCTTCTCCAGTCCAGCAGGAGACCCCATCTCAGCCTCCAGAGAGCCCCGAGGAGGTTGAACCTTCTCCAGTCCAGCAGGAGACCCCATCTCAGCCTCCAGAGAGCCCCGAGGAGGTTGAACCTTCTCCAGTCCAGCAGGAGACCCCATCTCAGCCTCCAGAGAGCCCCGAGGAGGTTGAGCCTTCTCCAGTCCAGCAGGAGACCCCATCTCAGCCTCCAGAGAGCCCCAAGGAGGTTGAGCCTTCTCCAGTCCAGCAGGAGACCCCATCTCAGCCTCCAGAGTATGCTGAGGAGGTTGAACCTTCTCCAACCCAGCAGGGGACCACAGGTCAGCCTCCAGAGCCTCCTGTGGAAGCTGAGCCTTCTCCAAGTGAAAAGGAACAACCGACTCAGCCTTCTGAGCCTACAGAGCCTCCAGCAACCCAGCAGGAGACCCCAGCTCAGCTTTCAGAGTCTTTTGGAGAAGCTGAAATTTCTGCAACCCAGGAGAAAGCCTCAGCTCAGTCTCCAGAGCCCCCTAATGAGGCAGAATCTTCTCCAACCCAGCAGGAGATCCCAGCTCTATCTCCAGCGGAGATAGAACCTTCTGCAACCCTGCAGGAGCAACCAGCTCAGCCTCCAGAGCCTTCTTCAGGGGAGGTGGAACCTTCGCCAACTCAACAGGAACAGCCAGCTCAACCTCCAGAGCATCACGAAATGACAGTTTCACCTCCAAGTCACCCTCAGGCTCAGCATTCAAACTTATCCGGTGTCCCTGTCAAACCTGCACATGTGGAGCTTACCATAACAAAAGAACCCACTCCAGAGGTGGGCCCTTCTCCAAATCAGCGCAAGCCTTCAGCTCAGCCCTCAGGGCCCCTTACTAATGCAGAATTTTCTACAACCCAGCATGAGGCCCCCACGCTGCCTTCAGAGCCACCTGAGGAGGTTGAACCTTTGCCAGTTCAACAGGAGGCTCCAGCCCAATCTCCAGAAGCTG GAAGCCACAGCTCAGCCTCCAGAGCCTCCTGGTGA